The Geovibrio ferrireducens genome window below encodes:
- the htpX gene encoding zinc metalloprotease HtpX → MKTAFFMALLTVLFMFVGGLIGGRGGMMFAFIFAIGMNFFSYWFSDKIVLKMYKAVEVDETEAPGIHRIVRNLTTKGGIPMPKVYVIHNPAPNAFATGRNPENAAVAVTTGIVDLLNDDELEGVLAHELAHIYGRDILIGTIAATFAGAIMMIANTAKWAMIFGGSRNSEGENSNPFAAIAAMIIAPIAAMMIQMAISRSREYIADARGAKLCGKPKALANALRKISGGVAAAPMDDAQPATAHMFIMNPFSARQAMNLFSTHPPVEERIARLEAMQG, encoded by the coding sequence ATGAAAACGGCATTCTTTATGGCGCTTCTCACTGTACTTTTCATGTTTGTGGGAGGCCTCATCGGCGGAAGGGGCGGAATGATGTTCGCCTTTATCTTTGCGATAGGGATGAACTTCTTCTCCTACTGGTTCAGCGACAAGATTGTCCTGAAAATGTACAAAGCAGTGGAAGTGGATGAGACGGAAGCCCCCGGCATCCACCGCATTGTGCGTAATCTCACCACTAAGGGCGGCATACCCATGCCCAAGGTTTACGTTATCCACAACCCAGCACCGAACGCTTTCGCCACAGGCAGAAACCCCGAAAACGCCGCTGTTGCGGTGACTACGGGTATTGTTGACCTCCTTAATGATGATGAGCTTGAGGGTGTTCTCGCCCATGAGCTGGCGCATATCTACGGGCGCGACATACTTATCGGCACTATCGCAGCCACCTTTGCGGGCGCTATAATGATGATAGCAAACACTGCGAAATGGGCCATGATCTTCGGCGGCTCAAGGAACAGTGAGGGCGAAAACAGCAACCCCTTTGCGGCGATTGCGGCGATGATAATTGCCCCCATAGCTGCGATGATGATACAGATGGCTATTTCCAGATCAAGGGAATACATAGCGGATGCCAGAGGGGCGAAGCTCTGCGGGAAACCGAAAGCGCTTGCGAATGCACTTCGCAAAATATCCGGCGGAGTGGCGGCAGCACCTATGGATGACGCTCAGCCGGCAACTGCCCATATGTTTATAATGAACCCCTTTTCCGCCCGTCAGGCAATGAACCTTTTCTCCACCCACCCCCCTGTGGAGGAGCGCATAGCCAGACTGGAAGCTATGCAGGGATAG